A single Dehalococcoidales bacterium DNA region contains:
- the holA gene encoding DNA polymerase III subunit delta produces MTSKTFLLTGEDDYSITRALEDFKNSLEAGDLLDANYTFVDAETIKPQDLELIVSATPFLAPKRLVVVVNLFERFEKQPRRAKKRNKKSRNVDEDIVSFARIIENKPGSTELVVVAGTLSGGNSLLEILDKNIENRAYPLLAGAKLTEWIARLVHSKGGVITPDAAQMLSRQIGSDLWTMCNEIEKLVLYTDGDKITSETINRMVSITPEANIFHMIDAVVAGRSSVAELELEKLLSNGISPSQVINMLARQIRMIAISQDMLTSGFKDSDIRKRLGIKHDFVMQKILQKTRVFNLHAIYSFYLQLVKAEMDIKTGRLEPDLALSVLVEKIAKLN; encoded by the coding sequence ATGACAAGTAAGACTTTTTTACTCACCGGAGAAGACGATTATTCGATTACCCGCGCATTGGAAGATTTTAAAAACAGCCTGGAAGCCGGGGATCTTCTGGATGCGAATTATACATTTGTTGATGCTGAAACAATTAAACCTCAGGATCTGGAGCTAATTGTTTCAGCAACTCCATTTTTAGCCCCTAAAAGACTGGTAGTGGTTGTTAACTTGTTTGAAAGATTTGAAAAACAGCCTCGGCGGGCAAAAAAACGTAACAAGAAAAGTCGGAACGTCGATGAAGATATTGTATCATTTGCTAGAATTATTGAAAATAAACCCGGTTCAACAGAATTGGTTGTTGTTGCCGGCACTCTCTCTGGAGGGAATTCACTGTTAGAGATCCTTGATAAAAATATTGAAAACCGGGCTTATCCGCTACTCGCTGGAGCAAAACTAACAGAATGGATAGCCCGGCTTGTTCATTCGAAGGGAGGCGTAATAACACCAGATGCAGCTCAGATGCTTTCTCGGCAGATTGGATCAGATCTCTGGACAATGTGCAATGAAATAGAAAAACTGGTGCTCTATACTGATGGGGACAAAATCACGTCCGAAACAATAAACCGGATGGTAAGCATCACACCGGAAGCCAACATATTTCATATGATAGATGCAGTTGTCGCTGGAAGAAGTTCGGTTGCGGAGCTAGAGCTGGAAAAATTATTGTCAAATGGTATTTCTCCTTCTCAGGTAATCAACATGCTGGCTCGTCAGATTAGAATGATCGCTATTTCACAAGACATGTTAACAAGCGGTTTTAAAGACTCGGATATTCGCAAACGCCTGGGTATCAAGCATGACTTTGTTATGCAGAAAATCTTACAGAAGACAAGAGTGTTTAACTTACATGCAATATACAGTTTTTATTTACAGCTGGTAAAGGCAGAAATGGACATTAAAACCGGCAGGCTTGAGCCCGATCTGGCGCTAAGTGTATTGGTTGAAAAAATTGCTAAATTAAATTAA
- a CDS encoding phosphatase PAP2 family protein, with the protein MAWLELDQNLFLWINGLSGRFPIIDNIISAIANDYFIIVFCCMIMMALWTGIKNADNRRHMQKGIMVASSSLGTAQGMVEIINNFWQRPRPFEELDVNLLFYPPTDPSFPSNSASVLFAMAWGIFLYDRKVGSVLLAIAASMGFSRVYVGIHYPLDIIGGAALGFLVALFFTIVFKLLNPLLDRIIDLMRLFFLA; encoded by the coding sequence ATGGCGTGGCTAGAGCTCGACCAAAACCTGTTTTTATGGATTAATGGCCTCAGCGGACGCTTCCCGATAATTGACAATATTATTTCTGCTATAGCTAATGATTATTTCATAATTGTATTCTGCTGTATGATAATGATGGCTCTTTGGACAGGCATAAAAAATGCCGATAATCGCCGTCACATGCAAAAAGGAATCATGGTGGCTTCTTCTTCATTAGGTACTGCCCAGGGAATGGTAGAAATTATTAATAATTTTTGGCAACGCCCGCGGCCGTTTGAAGAGCTTGACGTCAATTTGTTGTTCTACCCACCCACCGATCCTTCTTTCCCCTCAAATTCTGCATCAGTACTGTTCGCAATGGCTTGGGGAATATTTCTGTATGATCGCAAGGTGGGATCCGTCCTGCTGGCTATTGCTGCCAGCATGGGTTTTTCCCGAGTTTATGTAGGAATTCATTATCCACTGGATATAATTGGAGGAGCAGCCCTCGGATTTTTGGTGGCATTATTTTTTACGATTGTTTTCAAACTTTTAAATCCACTGCTTGATCGTATTATTGACTTAATGCGCTTGTTTTTCCTGGCGTGA
- a CDS encoding DUF47 domain-containing protein: MQRRFINIFKFSLTPREEKFFNLFEDSATNLVDIAQALKDMVSMWNSVEERTKKIADLEHRGDSITHEIVARLHQTFITPFDREDIAMLAQSMDDVADLIHSAADDMNLYRIGKPTEQSIELADIILQGALELKKAVPLLRRRSDLKTMLIHCVEINRLENVADRVYRQALAELFNDSTEAIQVIKWREIYQHLETATDRCEDVANVLEGVALKNA; encoded by the coding sequence TTGCAAAGGAGGTTTATTAATATATTTAAGTTTAGTCTAACTCCCCGAGAGGAAAAATTTTTTAACCTTTTTGAGGATAGTGCTACCAATCTGGTGGATATCGCCCAGGCGCTCAAGGATATGGTAAGTATGTGGAATTCTGTTGAAGAACGGACTAAAAAAATTGCCGACCTTGAACACAGGGGGGATAGTATCACCCACGAGATAGTTGCCCGTCTTCATCAGACTTTTATCACTCCTTTCGATCGCGAGGATATCGCTATGCTGGCACAATCCATGGACGACGTTGCTGATCTTATACATTCAGCAGCGGATGATATGAATCTTTACCGCATAGGCAAACCTACCGAGCAGTCTATCGAACTGGCAGATATAATACTGCAGGGAGCCCTCGAATTGAAAAAGGCAGTTCCCCTGCTTCGCCGTCGGTCCGACCTGAAAACCATGTTGATTCACTGCGTTGAAATCAACCGCCTTGAAAACGTTGCCGATAGGGTATACAGACAAGCCCTGGCTGAATTGTTTAACGACAGCACTGAAGCAATTCAGGTCATTAAATGGAGGGAAATATACCAGCATCTTGAAACTGCCACCGATCGCTGCGAAGACGTTGCCAATGTACTGGAAGGAGTAGCCCTCAAAAATGCCTGA
- a CDS encoding inorganic phosphate transporter codes for MPDPSLAALIVIILLALGFGLVNGFNDAANAIATVVGTRTLTPQKAVLMAAFFNLLGAATGSAVAITIGKGILAPEAVSFQTVIAALASVIIWTGTATFHGLPVSLTHGFIAALAAAGLASSGPSAVNWSVITTVASAVGIAPLLGFIGGFAVMIALLWLLRRTAPATVQSHFGKLQILSAAFMAYSHGKNDGQMPVGIITMAMVFYTGTEALWDSIPFWIVLVSAMSISTGTAFGGWKVIKTLGMRVTTLRPVHGFAAEASAATVIEIASFLGIPVSTTHCISSSIMGVGATRRFSAVRWGLAGNIVAAWVITFPVCGGLGHLFSWLLGYIF; via the coding sequence ATGCCTGATCCCTCCCTGGCAGCTTTGATAGTCATCATTCTGTTGGCTCTGGGGTTTGGGCTGGTTAATGGTTTCAATGATGCCGCAAATGCCATTGCTACCGTAGTAGGAACCCGAACACTAACTCCACAAAAAGCAGTCTTGATGGCTGCTTTCTTCAACCTTCTCGGCGCTGCTACAGGCTCTGCAGTAGCGATCACCATAGGTAAAGGAATCCTCGCACCGGAAGCCGTTTCATTTCAAACAGTAATCGCTGCCCTGGCTTCCGTTATTATATGGACAGGAACCGCTACTTTTCACGGTTTGCCAGTCAGCCTGACGCATGGGTTCATCGCCGCTCTGGCCGCAGCCGGACTAGCCTCTTCCGGACCTTCAGCTGTAAACTGGAGTGTTATTACTACAGTTGCTTCAGCGGTAGGCATTGCGCCTCTACTGGGATTTATTGGCGGATTTGCAGTAATGATCGCACTGCTATGGCTCTTGAGGCGGACAGCGCCTGCAACAGTACAATCACACTTTGGTAAACTGCAAATACTATCAGCCGCATTCATGGCTTACAGCCATGGCAAAAACGATGGGCAGATGCCGGTCGGTATTATTACCATGGCAATGGTTTTCTACACTGGCACCGAAGCACTGTGGGACTCAATTCCGTTCTGGATAGTGCTTGTATCAGCTATGTCTATCAGCACAGGAACCGCATTCGGTGGCTGGAAGGTCATTAAAACCCTGGGAATGCGAGTTACCACTCTACGCCCGGTTCATGGCTTTGCTGCAGAGGCTTCCGCAGCCACAGTAATAGAAATAGCCTCATTCCTGGGCATACCCGTTAGCACAACCCACTGCATCAGTTCTTCTATTATGGGGGTCGGGGCTACACGCCGTTTTTCAGCGGTACGCTGGGGTCTTGCCGGGAACATTGTTGCCGCCTGGGTTATCACCTTTCCGGTTTGCGGTGGTTTAGGGCATCTTTTTTCCTGGTTGTTGGGCTATATTTTCTAA
- the gmk gene encoding guanylate kinase: MFDYVNRPIVLVVSGPSGAGKDTVLNRMKERNVPADFIITLTTRPPRDYEIDGVNYYFVAEPVFMKMIENGELLEHARVYGNWYGVPKKQVAQSIQRGRDAIIKVDIQGAATIKKSMPEACFVFVTPPDASALSYRLRKRNTESVSDLELRLKTAGAEFSQLHLFDYVVLNCDGEVDAAVDDLISIIRSEKLKLRSERQA, translated from the coding sequence ATCTTTGATTACGTCAATCGGCCAATCGTTTTAGTTGTCTCGGGTCCTTCTGGAGCTGGCAAGGATACCGTGCTCAACCGAATGAAGGAACGCAATGTGCCGGCAGATTTTATTATTACTCTAACTACCCGTCCCCCCAGGGATTATGAAATTGATGGTGTCAATTATTACTTCGTGGCAGAGCCTGTTTTTATGAAGATGATAGAAAACGGAGAATTACTGGAACATGCCAGAGTATATGGTAACTGGTATGGTGTTCCGAAAAAACAGGTTGCGCAGTCTATTCAAAGGGGAAGGGACGCGATTATTAAAGTGGATATACAGGGAGCGGCTACAATAAAAAAGAGCATGCCCGAAGCTTGCTTTGTGTTTGTTACTCCACCTGATGCATCCGCCCTTTCATACCGCTTGAGAAAACGCAATACAGAATCAGTCAGTGATCTTGAGCTGCGTTTAAAGACTGCCGGTGCCGAATTTAGCCAGCTTCACCTTTTTGATTACGTTGTGCTTAATTGTGATGGCGAGGTGGATGCGGCAGTGGATGATTTAATTTCCATCATCAGGTCTGAAAAACTCAAGTTGCGCTCAGAGCGCCAAGCTTAG
- a CDS encoding DUF370 domain-containing protein translates to MDAELVHIGFSNVLAMDKVVAIASPGSAPIKRAVQDAKTNGKLIDMTSGRRTKAVIFTESNHIVLAALAPETITGRVQVMRGGTIIKPEAVEKVRK, encoded by the coding sequence ATGGATGCAGAGCTGGTACACATTGGATTTAGTAATGTTTTGGCCATGGATAAAGTTGTCGCCATTGCTTCGCCTGGTTCAGCGCCAATAAAAAGAGCTGTTCAGGATGCCAAAACCAATGGCAAGTTGATAGATATGACAAGCGGTCGCAGGACCAAAGCGGTGATCTTTACCGAGAGTAACCATATCGTCCTGGCTGCCTTAGCTCCTGAAACCATCACTGGTCGTGTTCAGGTTATGCGTGGTGGAACTATAATCAAACCTGAGGCGGTTGAAAAAGTCAGAAAGTAG
- the ychF gene encoding redox-regulated ATPase YchF: protein MSLNIGIVGLEMSGRTTIFNCLTSMAADTSRSRQEEHVGIARVPDFRVDRLKEMFKSRKAVYGEVKYVDLGASLKNAAKDFALSGKLLSGLGATDALLCVIRAFKDESVPHPQGSIDPARDIEAMELELAFSDMAIIERRLEKLAAQLKAARITDRPMLEGEAVLLEKIKLELEAGTPVRRQSLGEEDLKKISSYQFLSLKPLLTVLNIGEEQLGEARQLEEQLDSRFGDEGHRIVALAGKLEMELAGLDEESRQVFLDEFQIKEPGLQKVIRASFDLLGLISFLTTGEDESRAWPLPLNTYAPQAAGRIHSDIERGFIRAEVVHYDDLIRLGGYAGARKEGLFRVEGKNYIVQDGDVINFLFNV from the coding sequence ATGAGTTTGAACATCGGTATCGTAGGCCTTGAGATGAGTGGGCGCACTACGATTTTTAACTGTCTTACCAGCATGGCTGCTGACACCAGTCGTTCTCGTCAAGAGGAACATGTTGGCATCGCTAGAGTGCCTGACTTCAGAGTCGACCGCTTGAAAGAGATGTTCAAGTCCAGAAAGGCTGTCTATGGAGAGGTTAAATACGTTGATTTAGGAGCAAGTCTGAAAAATGCCGCCAAAGATTTTGCTTTGAGCGGAAAACTCCTTTCGGGACTTGGGGCTACAGATGCTCTTTTATGCGTCATCAGAGCTTTTAAGGACGAATCTGTGCCGCATCCTCAAGGAAGTATTGATCCAGCCCGTGATATTGAGGCTATGGAGCTCGAACTGGCTTTCTCTGATATGGCAATTATTGAAAGACGTCTTGAAAAGCTTGCCGCCCAACTTAAAGCCGCCCGGATTACAGATCGGCCTATGTTGGAAGGAGAAGCCGTGCTTCTTGAAAAGATAAAACTTGAATTGGAAGCGGGTACTCCTGTCAGACGTCAGTCTCTCGGTGAGGAGGACCTGAAAAAGATTTCCAGTTATCAGTTTTTGAGTTTGAAGCCCCTGCTTACCGTGTTGAATATCGGAGAGGAGCAATTGGGAGAAGCTAGACAATTAGAAGAGCAGCTTGATTCCCGTTTCGGGGATGAAGGCCATCGGATTGTAGCACTGGCCGGAAAGCTGGAAATGGAGCTGGCTGGCTTGGATGAAGAGAGCCGGCAAGTGTTTCTTGATGAATTTCAGATTAAGGAACCGGGATTACAAAAAGTAATAAGGGCATCGTTTGACCTGCTGGGACTAATCAGTTTTTTAACCACTGGCGAAGACGAAAGCAGGGCATGGCCGCTACCACTAAATACCTATGCACCGCAGGCTGCCGGTCGTATTCATAGTGATATCGAAAGAGGCTTTATTCGCGCGGAGGTGGTCCACTATGACGACCTGATCCGATTGGGCGGATATGCGGGTGCCAGGAAAGAAGGGTTGTTCAGGGTTGAGGGAAAGAACTATATAGTTCAGGATGGAGATGTAATTAACTTCCTTTTCAATGTTTGA
- the trkA gene encoding Trk system potassium transporter TrkA yields the protein MYIIIAGGGIIGTHIASLLTEEDHEVLVIDQSSEILDKIRNRLDVKTILGNSATPKTLKQAEAERADLVLAVTNNDETNMITCFMSKELGATTTAARIRNPDFSYYFIAGGKSPLSPRRIIRPKKLGVDVFINPEMTAAHEIVAILSSLYSTPTENFAGGLVQIREFGVEDEGLIGLNLSQLIARLPHPAVIAALVRQGELLIPTGQTVIQKEDSIYLAAGKDYIDEVGKILSTPHRPAKRIVILGGDRIGHLAAEGLSRRGAKVKLIEPDIPRAEELASKLNNVEIINGSGTNRDFLIELGVPSADAYVSTTNNDELNILSALLAKKLGVPRSMVIINNATYVPLAEAIGIDVAALPTLLAADEITRFVLHGGAIATAFLEGDKMEAVEFMASPTASITNHRINEVGLPAEAVAIAVLKGNDVLLPPGETLVEPGDHVIITAPISSIRAVEKLFK from the coding sequence ATGTATATTATTATTGCAGGTGGGGGAATTATCGGCACTCATATAGCTTCTTTGTTAACTGAAGAAGACCATGAGGTGTTGGTAATCGATCAATCTTCCGAAATATTGGATAAAATCCGCAACCGCCTGGATGTAAAAACTATCCTGGGTAATTCAGCAACCCCCAAAACGCTCAAGCAAGCCGAAGCAGAACGAGCTGACCTTGTTCTTGCGGTTACCAATAACGACGAGACTAATATGATCACCTGCTTTATGTCAAAAGAGCTGGGAGCTACGACCACTGCCGCTCGTATCCGCAATCCCGATTTTTCCTATTATTTTATTGCCGGAGGCAAATCGCCACTGTCACCCAGGCGTATTATACGCCCCAAAAAACTGGGCGTAGATGTTTTTATCAATCCGGAAATGACTGCAGCCCATGAAATTGTTGCGATTCTATCGAGCCTGTATTCTACACCAACAGAAAATTTTGCCGGCGGCTTGGTACAAATTCGCGAGTTTGGGGTAGAGGATGAGGGATTGATAGGGTTGAATCTAAGCCAGCTAATAGCCCGCTTGCCACATCCAGCAGTTATCGCTGCTCTTGTAAGGCAAGGAGAATTGTTAATACCAACCGGTCAAACAGTAATACAAAAAGAGGATAGTATTTACCTCGCAGCCGGCAAAGATTATATCGACGAGGTAGGAAAGATACTGAGTACTCCTCATCGACCGGCAAAGAGAATTGTCATACTTGGCGGAGACCGGATTGGTCACCTTGCTGCTGAAGGGCTTTCACGCCGTGGGGCGAAGGTGAAACTCATCGAACCCGATATTCCCAGAGCTGAAGAATTGGCTTCAAAGCTGAATAATGTTGAAATCATCAATGGATCCGGCACAAACCGTGATTTTCTTATCGAGCTTGGGGTTCCCTCAGCAGATGCATATGTTTCTACCACTAACAATGATGAGCTCAACATCTTAAGCGCTTTATTGGCAAAAAAATTGGGTGTACCGCGTTCGATGGTTATTATCAACAATGCTACTTATGTTCCGCTTGCAGAGGCGATCGGAATAGACGTTGCTGCTCTACCGACACTACTTGCTGCCGATGAAATCACACGCTTTGTGCTTCATGGCGGTGCTATTGCTACTGCTTTTCTAGAAGGAGATAAAATGGAAGCCGTCGAGTTCATGGCAAGCCCGACTGCTTCTATCACCAACCATCGGATAAACGAGGTTGGATTACCGGCTGAGGCTGTCGCAATAGCTGTATTAAAAGGCAATGACGTCTTATTACCACCAGGGGAAACCCTGGTAGAACCCGGAGATCACGTTATTATTACCGCTCCCATAAGCTCAATACGCGCAGTGGAGAAGCTATTTAAGTAG
- a CDS encoding TrkH family potassium uptake protein, translating into MKFKVVLHYLSLIVIGVGIAMLIPLLFSLITSSGGTIAFTGSAAFCLAAGGIARFLTISKEHQLSAREAILLVAGGWVIASAVGALPYYLSGAMPSYIDAYFEAMSGFTTTGATILTSIETQYPGVLLWRSVTQWLGGMGIIMLFVALFPVLGLGSAHLIEAEMPGSQHGERLTARIRDSAKALWLIYLGMTLLEYIMLRFAGLMPFDAVNITLTTMPTGGFAPTDLSIASYNNVWVEIIVTVFMVLAGVNFGLYYFLFFKRQPKYLLKNTEFRVYLAILFFSGTIISLNLLGQMGLSPGEALRYGTFQIVSIMTTTGFATTDFNLWPTFSKAILMVLMVVGACAGSTTGALKVIRIVVLFKYIHRRLLMVFKPNTIIPITIDENTLPGDILSRIVSLALLYVLLAAAGFMVMSAIGLEPITAFSSVIACIGNVGPGFGMVGAVENYAFIPFEGKAVLILLMLAGRLEIFTILVLFMPSFWRWR; encoded by the coding sequence ATGAAGTTTAAGGTCGTCCTTCATTACCTTAGTCTGATTGTGATTGGTGTTGGCATAGCCATGCTGATACCCTTGTTATTTTCTCTTATAACCAGCAGTGGTGGCACTATAGCTTTTACCGGTTCAGCAGCCTTTTGCCTGGCTGCAGGAGGAATCGCCAGGTTTCTCACCATCTCAAAAGAACACCAGCTTTCAGCACGCGAAGCTATTTTGCTGGTAGCTGGGGGGTGGGTAATTGCTTCTGCAGTTGGGGCTTTGCCTTATTATCTGTCTGGCGCCATGCCATCTTATATCGACGCTTATTTTGAAGCCATGAGCGGCTTTACTACTACCGGTGCTACTATCTTAACCTCAATAGAAACACAGTATCCGGGAGTATTACTCTGGCGATCGGTTACTCAATGGCTGGGCGGCATGGGAATAATTATGCTGTTTGTAGCCCTTTTTCCAGTTCTCGGTTTGGGCTCAGCTCATTTGATCGAAGCTGAAATGCCCGGTTCCCAACACGGTGAAAGATTGACCGCCCGCATTCGGGATAGCGCTAAAGCCCTATGGTTAATATACCTCGGCATGACGCTTTTAGAGTATATCATGCTCCGGTTCGCTGGCTTGATGCCTTTCGATGCAGTGAATATTACACTTACGACAATGCCAACCGGAGGATTCGCGCCCACAGATTTAAGCATAGCGTCATATAATAATGTCTGGGTTGAAATTATCGTCACAGTTTTTATGGTCCTGGCCGGAGTGAATTTTGGTCTTTACTATTTTTTGTTCTTCAAAAGACAGCCAAAATATTTGTTAAAAAACACGGAATTCAGAGTATACCTCGCCATTTTGTTTTTCAGCGGTACAATCATAAGCTTGAACCTGCTTGGCCAGATGGGGCTTTCGCCCGGTGAAGCCTTGCGTTATGGAACTTTTCAAATTGTTTCTATTATGACAACTACTGGTTTTGCTACCACAGATTTCAACCTCTGGCCGACCTTTTCCAAAGCTATACTCATGGTGTTAATGGTGGTTGGCGCCTGTGCTGGTTCGACTACCGGCGCTCTGAAAGTAATACGCATTGTAGTATTATTTAAATATATTCACCGACGCCTGTTAATGGTATTCAAACCAAACACTATAATACCAATTACAATTGACGAAAACACCCTGCCCGGCGATATACTATCACGCATCGTCAGCCTGGCATTGCTGTATGTCTTGCTAGCCGCGGCTGGTTTCATGGTAATGAGCGCGATTGGGCTTGAACCGATTACCGCTTTTTCGTCAGTAATTGCATGTATAGGAAACGTCGGCCCTGGTTTTGGGATGGTGGGAGCTGTTGAAAACTATGCCTTTATCCCCTTTGAAGGTAAAGCTGTACTAATCCTGCTCATGCTAGCAGGTCGTCTTGAGATTTTCACCATTTTAGTGCTTTTTATGCCCTCTTTCTGGCGCTGGCGTTAG
- the alaS gene encoding alanine--tRNA ligase translates to MTGEALRKAFLSYFENKKHLIVPSSSLVPHNDPTLLLNTAGMVQFKPYFLGEDTPPSQRLTSCQKCFRTTDIESVGDTSHCTFFEMLGNFSIGDYFKPEAIDYAWEFVTEILGLPHEKLWITIFENDDEAFELWKLKGVPVNRIVRLGEKDNFWGPPGDAGPCGPCSEIHYDYGNNCGCRQPNCNPGCGCSRFVEIWNLVFIQYNQDKNGNRHRLEKPSIDTGMGLERISAVIQGKNTIFETDLLKPLVTEVSNLTGIRYGGNTDTDMATRVVAEHSRGISFLIADGVMPGSEGRGYILRRLIRRATLYGRRLGLREPFLARIAKATIELMGSYYPELKEKQKLLLDVIYAEEKRFNETLSAGIELLDKVVDNALSGNNILNGKDIFKLYDTYGFPVELTREIAGQKGLCIDMAGFEQEMSAQRERAKSSHRFAAGRTVREKKLDLGTTDFVGYHKSTQETLVTHILTNDKLIDSITEGQKASLVLANTPFYAEKGGQVGDAGTIIGKDSQFNVTDTTNGPDGSIIHHGFVSRGSFQTGNAVTARIDELRRADIARNHTATHLLHTSLRKILGSHAEQKGSLVSPERLRFDFSHLKPLTPDELEQIETLVNQTIRSNSPVSTQEMSLKQAIESGAIAIFDEKYSEKVRVLRVGNPPVSAELCGGTHVSATGEIGLFHITSESSIGAGLRRIEAVTGRAAEELIRLNTQLIEKASTLLETSPDSLLTKISGLMEEKVALAKQVESMTRQSILMQAEESLTRAENLGELRLVSAFLDEANIELLREAADHIKNKMSSGIVILTSNAGDKPVFVVGVTNDLVKKGYNAAGIIREITRIAGGGGGGKPGMATGGGKDKKLVQKALDNTRDFLRQG, encoded by the coding sequence TTGACTGGAGAAGCATTAAGAAAGGCTTTTTTAAGCTATTTTGAAAATAAAAAACACCTGATTGTGCCAAGTTCTTCCCTTGTTCCGCATAACGATCCGACGCTACTTTTGAATACTGCCGGAATGGTACAATTCAAACCTTATTTCCTTGGAGAAGATACGCCACCTTCACAGCGTTTAACCTCTTGCCAAAAATGTTTTCGCACCACCGATATTGAATCAGTAGGTGATACCAGCCACTGCACTTTCTTCGAGATGCTGGGTAATTTTAGTATTGGTGACTATTTCAAACCTGAGGCTATTGACTATGCCTGGGAATTCGTCACCGAAATCCTTGGGCTTCCGCACGAAAAACTCTGGATCACGATTTTTGAAAACGATGATGAAGCGTTCGAATTATGGAAATTAAAAGGTGTTCCTGTCAACCGCATTGTGCGCTTGGGGGAAAAAGACAATTTCTGGGGGCCTCCCGGTGATGCTGGTCCATGTGGTCCTTGCAGTGAAATACATTACGATTATGGCAACAATTGCGGTTGTCGACAGCCGAATTGTAACCCCGGTTGTGGATGTTCGCGCTTTGTAGAAATTTGGAATCTGGTATTTATCCAATATAATCAGGATAAAAACGGTAACCGGCACCGTTTGGAAAAACCCAGTATTGATACCGGCATGGGCCTCGAGCGCATTTCTGCTGTAATTCAGGGAAAGAATACCATTTTCGAGACCGATTTGTTAAAACCACTGGTTACTGAGGTTTCTAACCTTACAGGAATCAGGTATGGGGGAAACACAGACACAGATATGGCTACCAGAGTCGTGGCTGAGCACAGCAGGGGAATTAGTTTCCTGATTGCCGATGGAGTTATGCCAGGCAGTGAAGGACGTGGATATATTCTGCGCCGACTCATACGCCGAGCGACTTTATATGGACGCCGCCTTGGTCTCAGGGAACCCTTTCTGGCTCGAATTGCCAAAGCTACTATAGAGCTGATGGGTTCGTATTACCCGGAACTCAAAGAAAAGCAAAAGCTGTTACTTGATGTAATTTATGCAGAAGAAAAGCGTTTTAATGAGACACTTTCTGCTGGAATTGAACTCCTCGATAAAGTAGTCGACAATGCTCTTTCGGGCAACAACATATTAAATGGTAAGGATATTTTTAAACTATATGATACCTACGGATTCCCGGTTGAGCTTACCCGCGAAATCGCCGGACAAAAGGGTCTTTGCATAGACATGGCCGGTTTTGAACAGGAAATGTCGGCCCAGAGAGAAAGGGCAAAATCCAGCCATCGTTTTGCAGCAGGAAGAACCGTCCGGGAGAAAAAGCTCGATTTGGGTACTACAGATTTCGTTGGCTACCATAAATCCACCCAGGAAACGCTAGTCACTCATATATTGACAAACGATAAGTTGATAGACTCAATTACCGAGGGGCAAAAAGCCAGCCTGGTGCTTGCCAATACTCCTTTCTATGCAGAAAAAGGTGGTCAGGTAGGAGATGCCGGTACTATTATCGGCAAGGATTCGCAGTTTAATGTTACAGATACCACTAACGGACCAGATGGAAGTATAATCCATCATGGATTCGTGTCCAGAGGCAGCTTCCAGACAGGCAATGCAGTAACCGCCCGGATAGATGAACTCCGTCGGGCGGACATCGCCCGCAACCACACCGCTACACATTTGCTTCATACTAGTTTGAGAAAGATTCTTGGATCTCACGCCGAGCAAAAAGGCTCATTGGTAAGCCCCGAACGGCTGCGCTTTGATTTCAGTCATCTTAAACCATTGACGCCAGACGAATTGGAGCAGATCGAAACTCTGGTTAACCAGACAATACGTTCCAATTCCCCCGTTTCTACTCAAGAGATGAGCCTCAAACAAGCTATTGAAAGCGGAGCTATTGCAATTTTCGATGAAAAATACTCTGAAAAAGTCAGGGTTTTAAGAGTTGGAAATCCCCCGGTTTCAGCCGAACTGTGCGGTGGTACCCATGTTTCCGCCACGGGAGAAATCGGTCTTTTCCATATAACCAGCGAATCATCAATCGGGGCAGGGCTTAGAAGAATAGAAGCAGTTACCGGGAGAGCGGCTGAAGAGTTGATTCGCTTGAATACTCAGTTAATAGAAAAGGCTTCCACCTTGCTGGAGACTTCCCCAGACAGTTTACTAACGAAAATATCAGGGCTGATGGAAGAAAAGGTTGCTCTTGCCAAACAAGTAGAAAGTATGACGCGTCAGTCTATCTTGATGCAGGCCGAAGAATCGCTTACCCGTGCCGAAAACCTGGGAGAATTACGTTTGGTTTCGGCATTTCTGGATGAAGCCAATATTGAATTATTGCGAGAAGCAGCAGATCATATCAAGAATAAAATGAGTAGCGGTATTGTTATACTAACCTCTAACGCTGGTGACAAGCCAGTATTTGTTGTCGGCGTAACCAACGATCTGGTAAAAAAGGGCTATAATGCAGCTGGTATTATCCGAGAAATCACCCGAATCGCCGGAGGAGGGGGTGGAGGTAAACCAGGAATGGCTACCGGAGGCGGCAAGGATAAAAAACTGGTTCAAAAAGCGCTCGATAACACCAGGGACTTTCTCAGGCAGGGTTAA